From the genome of Chionomys nivalis chromosome 9, mChiNiv1.1, whole genome shotgun sequence:
CACTATATCTCCCTAGCTCCCATGTTTTGACATAAATCTtggcccagagagatggctcagtggttaagagcactgtctgctcttccataAGACCTAGGTTtgaagccaggaagtggtggtgcacgtctttaaccccagcatttgggaggcagagacaggtgaatctctgtgagttcgaggacaggcttcaaagctacagaaaaaccctatctcaaaaaaaaaaaaaaaaaaagatcaggttcaattcccagcacccacaagacaaaacaacttacaaccatctctaactcctgtcccaggagatccagtgctGTCTTGCggcctccaagggtaccaggcaagcaagcaagcaagcacaaagtgcacaaacatgtatgcaggcaaatatccatacatattaaataaataaatagataaataaataaaattgtcagcctggtctacctagcaaACTCCAGTACAACCAGGGAACATAGAGAGAatctatctcacacacacacacaaacacacacaaagtgggGGGGAGGAGTCAAACTGAACATATCCCAAATCCAATAAAACAAATACCTCTAGTAGATTTGCCCGAGAGGGTAAATAAAGTAGGGAAAACTGGCTTATGGAGTCTGAATGGTCCCAAGTATTCTAGACTGGATGAAATAAGGAATTCTACAAGCCACGATAAGATATtaaagacagccgggcggtggtggcgcacgcctttaatcccagcacttgggaggcagaggcaggcggatctctgtgagttcgagaccagcctggtctacagagctagttccaggacaggctccaaagccacagagaaaccctgtctcgaaaaaccaaaaaaaaaaaaaaagatattaaagacAACTAAAGAGTTAGGCCAGAGTCTGTGGTATtggattgtgagttcaagtctggCCTGGACAacagagtgagttacagagaCTCTTAACAGATTGGGGTTGTAGCTCAATGATAAAGAGTCCTTATGCAATTTTCTGGCTAGATCTCCAagagaggaaaagcaaaaacaaacaagactgaCCTAAAGAGAAACGCTGTAAACAAGGAAAAGATACACATACAAGATATCTGATTAATACTAtcatatgtaaaatgtaaaatattccttttctcccctttgtGTCAGTCTTGGTAGATGGTCAAAGCCAACTTTAAAATCCATTACCACCCACCCTCAgtcttcctgtgtgctggaattaaagttgtaaACCATGCTTATCAGctaaaatattaaagtttttgaaattttataagccttattattttaaaaacttgcaaataaaaacatcacacaccaAAACTCTATAACAACTCAATGAATTTCTATACAGTTAGAAGAGGATTTGAAATAGCTGTGGCGTTTCAcactaacattttatttttttattttatttatttatttatttatttatttattttggtttttcttttcttttttttttttttttcgagacagggtttctctgtggttttggagcctgtcctggaactagctcttgtagaccaggctggtctcgaactcacatagatccgcctgcctctgcctcccgagtgctgggattaaaggcgtgcgccaccaccgcccggctttttttttttggtttttcgagacagggtttctctgtggctttggagcctgtcctggaactagctctgtagaccaggctggtctcgaactcacagagatccgcctgcctctgcctcccgagtgctgggattaaaggcgtgcgccaccaccgcccggctttttttttttttggtttttcgagacagggtttctctgtggctttggagcctgtcctggaactagctctgtagaccaggctggtctcgaactcacagagatccgcctgcctctgcctcccgagtgctggaattaaaggcgtgcgccaccaccgcccggctcctaacATTTTATACTAagcatcaaatatattttatccatcaccaaaaataaaaaaacattagaaatagaaaaacaggCCTTCGCTTCAGCCGCCTTGAGGACCTTCGCTGCTTGCCTGCTCACTCTCCCGCCGTCCTACCCCAGCCGCCGGCTGAGCTTGCCCTCTCCCCGCTTGCAGACATGGCTGACATCAAGAACACCCCCGAGTATGTTGCATTTTTCGCTGTCATAGGCGCTTCGTCCGCCATGGTCTTCAGCGCCATGGGAGCCGCCTATGGCACAGCCAAGAGTGGCCAAGAGTGGCACTGGCATCGCAGCTATGTCGGTCATGAGGCCAGAGATGATCATGAAGTCCATCATCCCAGTGGTTATGGCTGGGATCATCGCCATCTATGGCCTGGTGGTGGCAGTACTTATCGCTAACTCCCTGACCGATGGCATCACCCTCTACAGGAGTTTTCTTCAGCTGGGTGCTGGCCTGAGCGTGGGGCTGAGTGGTCTGGCTGCTGGCTTTGCCATTGGCATCGTGGGGGATGCTGGTGTTCGGGGCACTGCCCAGCAGCCACGACTGTTCGTGGGCATGATCCTGATCCTCATCTTTGCGGAGGTGCTTGGCCTCTATGGTCTCATCGTGGCCCTAATCCTCTCCACAAAGTAGCCGTTTTCCACCACCAGTCATAGGATAGGATGTAAAGACCACCCCTCCTCATTCCAGAACGAACAGCCTGACACACACGCACGGGCAGCTGCCCCCTCAGTAGTTGGTCTTGTAAATGCGCAGTGTCCTAGTGCCCGTTGTCTGTTGCCCCCGCCTGGCCCCTGCCGCCCCGTGCTGTGGACATCTGGGCCCACTCATCTCCCATCCAGGCCCCTGACCAGTGAGGATGTCAGGCTCTGGCTAACCCCACCCATCGCCCTAGAGTGCTCTGTGTATAAGGATGAATTAGAGTTGTCATTTTTCTCTTCACTGgatgtttatttataaaagatttgACCTATTCATGCGTCTGTGGAGCAGCCCTGTCTCCCAACTATATAGTAATCATTAGTAAAGTGTTGCCTGTGGGGTTCCTCTTGCTGAGACTCCTTGGATGGAGCCACCCTCCCCCCAACCCTGGACAGCCAGGGTGGAGGGTAGCGTGTACAGCGCGCCAGGGCTGGCTCCCAGCTGTGTTCAATAAAAGTTCTcggatgtgaaaaaaaaaatagaaaaacaattagctttatatTCGTTTGTAGCCGGTGTCTATGACCTGCATTCAGTTTTCCTCACCCTTATAATcaataggaaaaagaaatttcagtAGAACAAAATGCAGCAGCCCAGAAACAGTGAAAGACGCTCCTCCACCTGTAATAGCTGACGTTTTCCCTAATGggaagagattttaaaatgagattattGGTGCTTAGTGTCTAACTCAAAGAGTTTTGTCGACACCTTGGGTTCATCCCCGGCTTAGATAAGGTTCGGGCTGGGTTCATCTCCAGCCTCAAATTAAGATGAAAGCACTAATAACACCTAGTTAGGAAAATACGGGAAACGGGCATTACAACAAACTAATCAAGTAGGTGGCACCTGTGGGTTATATATCTGAGAGATAGTGATACTTTGTGGTTCTTTGCAGAAGTGTTCACGGGAAGAAGGTATTCTTTAATCTATAGGGAGGAAAGTTCCGAGCGACGCACACAAGTGAAGTGTTATGAAATCGGGGTTAAGATACGGTGGCCTCTTTATTACTCGATATTTTGCAGCGTTTTCGCTTACGTAGTAGCAAAAGGAACGCGCTTTGAGGTGTTTGATGTATGTATATTCTTCGGCTTCAGGCGGGCCGCCGCGCATAGCTCGTTTCGTACGTGGCTTTCATTTCGGTGGGGCGCGGAAACAtcccaggaaagaaaaagcaaccaaGCCTACGCCACAAAGCAGGGCCTTGACGACATTCTATGCGGATCCCATGATGCCCCACGCCACCCACGCTCGTACGCCGCAGCCCCGTCTCCGCGACTGGGCGGGCCTTGCGCGACCCACAGATACGATTGGTCCGGAAGGGGAGGTGGGTGGAGCAGCGCGGTGACGTCGTGACCCTCGAGCACGGGAAGAGCGCGCGCATAGGATGCGGCAGCATTAAACGGTTGCGGGCGCAGCGGGCTCCAGTCGTTCCCTCTGGGCCTTCGCTGCCACTTCTGCATCGCGAACCGGGAGAGCTCGGCAGCCAGACCTCGCTTCCGTCAGTTTCTAGCTAGCATCTAGTTGTCGCGACTCCGCCACGATGTTCGAGGCTCGCCTGGTCCAGGGTTCCATCCTGAAGAAGGTGTTGGAGGCTCTCAAAGACCTCATCAACGAGGCCTGCTGGGACATCAGCTCGGGCGGAGTGAACCTGCAGAGCATGGACTCGTCGCACGTCTCCTTAGTGCAGCTCACTCTGCGCTCCGAAGGCTTCGACACGTACCGCTGCGACCGCAACCTGGCCATGGGCGTGAACCTCACCAGGTGAGCGGGTGGCGGGAGCTGGGCCCTAGCCCTCCCGCCTCGGCTCTTGGCGGGGCTCCGGCCTCGTGCCCTCATTGGCTGCCGTGGTAATCCGCGCCTTCTGATTGGCCTGTGGAGCCGGGGGCGGAGCCCAGCGAAGCGCGCGTTCTGAAAAGCCCGCGCTGGCGCCCGCGCGAACCCGCTCTTTCCCCGCCAAAGCCACAAAACGGGTGCCGGCGGGAAAATGCCCGCTTCAGAGATCTGCTCATTAAATGCCAGCAGCTTTTTAGTGGCACAGCCTGATCCTGGCTAATTTTAGCTGCCTATTAAATGTGTGCTAGTGAAAATGTCCACCTAGAGGGACAATAGACCGTTTCTGGTCTTGGATTCTAGAATTTTACTGCGCATCATTTGTGGGAAAATTTACCAGTCTTAGTTTTTAGCTTTGCCTTGGATTAGCGCCACCTGTGTGCGTGTTCAATGGCTATGTGTGACTTAATTTTGCTACAGGTGCATGAATTAGTATCACTTCTTTACATTCTAAAAATTTATGAAAAGGCCAGACGTCATAGGGCACACTCTCCAGGACACTGGAAGCCAAGGACACCTTGCTCAAAAAATGTTTCATCGCATATTGccatttagtgggttttttttttttttttttttttttttggttttttgagacagggtttctctgtggttttggagcctgtcctggaatagtgggtttttttttttaaatatttatttatttattatgtatacaatattctcaatattctgtctgtgtgtatgcctgcaggccagagagggtaccagaccccattacagatggttgtgagccaccatgtggttgctgggaattgaactcaggacctttggaagagcaggcaatgctcttaacccctgagccatctctccagcccccccatttAGTGGGTTTTAAGAGTCACTCACAACTCTCAATAGTTTACTTCACTCCGAGGGTATTTGGGGTACCCTTAGCCTGTTTAACTGTTCCTCCATCGGTGTGGGTGTGAAATGGTCACATCTTGAAATTGCCTTTAAGAACATAGCTGTTGAGCACATGTTGATAAGCCTTGTGTCTTGTTTTCTAGCATGTCCAAAATACTAAAATGTGCTGGTAATGAAGACATAATTACACTGAGGGCTGAAGATAATGCTGATACCTTAGCGCTTGTATTTGAAGCACCAAGTAAGTTAACACCTTCACAACTCAGTTACATGAAACAAAGTATGATGTTCTGTTTATCGAAACTAAACATCAGAATTATTATGGCTATAAATTTTACATCATAGTTGTAAACATGTGCTTCAGtaacatttgcttttctttgttagaTCAAGAGAAAGTTTCAGACTATGAAATGAAGTTAATGGACTTAGATGTTGAGCAACTTGGAATCCCTGTGAGtatcttgttttggtttttcaagacagtttctctctgtagccctggctgttctggaactcactctgtagactagaaggcctcgaactcaacagagatctacctgcctctgcctcctgggtgctggcagAGTATCTTGTTTTTGATGGTATATTTTCCCAAGCTGTGATAGCAGATGATGCATGTTCCACAGTGGGGTTGTGCTATTTGGAGTGAATGGCACAATTTCACTAAGCTCTGCCAGTCTGAAATTAGAGTAAAGCAGTCTTCACGCTTGTCATTACTGACCTTTAACTTTGGTATTTACAGGAACAGGAGTACAGCTGTGTAGTGAAGATGCCTTCTGGTGAATTTGCACGCATATGCCGAGACCTTAGCCATATTGGAGATGCTGTGGTAATATCCTGTGCAAAGAACGGGGTGACGTTTTCTGCAAGTGGAGAGCTTGGAAATGGACACATTAAATTGTCACAAACAAGTAACGTTGATAAAGAGGAGGAAGCTGTAAGTAGCAAGAGTTGTTGCATAATTAAAGTCTGAAAGGGAAATACAAGCTTACCtgttgagccagctctccagccctggcttttCTGAGATGGAGTCTGAGTAGGCCAGGCTGTCTTTGAGCTCTGTGTTGTCACGGATGGGATTGGAAAACTAGGTGTCCAACATTTTGCTTCCTAGAAGGGACTGACAGATATGCGAGGGTTAGCACGTCAGCAGAAGAAAATGGTTGGGGTTGTGAATGTCTGTTGGGATCATGTAGTTCTTCTAGTAGCTTATGAGTTGGAGGTTCATGTGCTAGCCCATTTAATGGtgcagaagcaggctgagcaga
Proteins encoded in this window:
- the Pcna gene encoding proliferating cell nuclear antigen, producing the protein MFEARLVQGSILKKVLEALKDLINEACWDISSGGVNLQSMDSSHVSLVQLTLRSEGFDTYRCDRNLAMGVNLTSMSKILKCAGNEDIITLRAEDNADTLALVFEAPNQEKVSDYEMKLMDLDVEQLGIPEQEYSCVVKMPSGEFARICRDLSHIGDAVVISCAKNGVTFSASGELGNGHIKLSQTSNVDKEEEAVTIDMNEPVQLTFALRYLNFFTKATPLSPTVTLSMSADVPLVVEYKISDMGHLKYYLAPKIEDEEGS